The Chloroflexota bacterium genomic sequence TTCTCAGGCACTTCCAGGGTTTCAACCTGCTCGTCAGCCGTTTGCTCGGCCTCGGTAGTTGGGTCTTGTGTTGTATCGGGCGTGTCTTTGCTCACAGTAACTCTCAGGTTCAGGCGATGATCTTGAGGACGACCACCAGATGATATCCTATCGACGGTTAGCTGACAATCAAGCCAACCATGGATGAAAAGATGTTATCAAGCGTCCATAAAAAGAGAGACATGGCTACCGTAACCACGAGCACGATGAACGTGAGGTTGATTGCTTCTTCACGGGTTGGCCACGTCACCTTGCGCATTTCGGCACGCGTTTCGCGCAGGTATTTGAGGATAGGATTCTCTTTTTTCTTGGCTGTTGCAGCTTTACTCACGCTTATCTTCTCGCTTACGAAACTGGAAACACCGGTCTGAAATCCAGGACGGCATCTCGCGTACGTCACGGTCGCAATGCGCCGCGTTCACCTTATATCTTGAGCAATGCTCGACGAAACAGTGGCAGGCGTGGCAGGACTTGAACCCGCAACCTACGGTTTTGGAGACCGTCGCTCTACCAAGTTGAGCTACACGCCTGTGCTGAACGATGGTGATGCCAGGGACAGGAGATCGTTATGCGTTCCGCACCCTCGTTTCAATGCCTACTTTGTCTCCCGGTGCGGCGTATGCTTTCGGCAGCGGGGACAGTATTTGTTCAGTTCAA encodes the following:
- the secE gene encoding preprotein translocase subunit SecE, encoding MSKAATAKKKENPILKYLRETRAEMRKVTWPTREEAINLTFIVLVVTVAMSLFLWTLDNIFSSMVGLIVS